In the Campylobacter showae genome, one interval contains:
- a CDS encoding RluA family pseudouridine synthase, whose translation MTEKEIKILEDAQARADAFLATELNVARNQALNLIKSGLVSLNGKLLTKPSAKLNLGDVLRIKFEQSDPDTTKFEAEFEVPIIYEDEDLLVLNKPANLVVHPAPSVKEPTLVDWLGAKGFLLSNLSGQSRAGIVHRLDKGTSGAIVVAKNNAAHAALSSQLSDKSMGRIYLALTDLPLKQNCIVERAIGRNPANRLKKAIVSDGRVAKSAFANLLFSEFDGPVQSKNAGVNLIAAKLFTGRTHQIRVHLASLNRHILGDALYGFKSEKDKIGRVMLHAYGLYFTHPRTGGQMSFVAPVWDDFSEILLSKFSKENIDEKIDFVGLSELFGHCDEWMRIL comes from the coding sequence ATGACGGAAAAAGAAATCAAAATTTTAGAGGATGCGCAGGCTAGGGCGGACGCATTTTTGGCTACCGAGCTAAACGTCGCTAGAAACCAAGCGCTAAATTTGATAAAAAGCGGGCTGGTTAGTCTAAACGGCAAGCTGCTAACTAAGCCCTCGGCGAAGCTAAATTTGGGCGACGTTTTGAGGATCAAATTTGAGCAAAGCGACCCTGATACGACTAAATTTGAAGCGGAATTCGAAGTGCCGATCATTTATGAGGACGAGGATTTGCTCGTGCTAAATAAACCGGCAAATTTGGTCGTCCACCCCGCTCCTAGCGTCAAGGAACCCACGCTTGTGGATTGGCTCGGTGCGAAGGGGTTTTTGCTATCAAATTTAAGCGGACAAAGTAGGGCGGGTATCGTTCACAGGCTAGATAAGGGCACTAGCGGAGCTATCGTCGTGGCTAAAAATAACGCCGCTCACGCTGCGCTTTCAAGCCAGTTAAGCGACAAAAGCATGGGGCGGATTTATCTAGCGCTAACGGATTTGCCGCTCAAGCAAAACTGCATCGTCGAACGAGCTATCGGACGAAATCCCGCTAACCGCCTAAAAAAGGCGATCGTCTCGGACGGCCGCGTGGCAAAAAGCGCCTTTGCGAATTTGCTTTTTAGCGAATTTGACGGCCCCGTGCAGAGCAAAAACGCGGGTGTAAATTTGATCGCGGCAAAGCTTTTTACGGGTAGAACTCATCAGATAAGAGTGCATCTAGCTAGCCTAAACCGCCATATTTTGGGCGATGCTTTATACGGTTTTAAGAGCGAAAAGGATAAAATCGGCCGAGTAATGCTTCACGCCTACGGGCTGTATTTCACGCATCCGCGCACGGGCGGGCAAATGAGCTTCGTAGCGCCTGTCTGGGATGATTTTAGTGAAATTTTACTTAGCAAATTTAGCAAGGAGAATATAGATGAAAAGATTGATTTTGTGGGGCTTAGCGAGCTCTTTGGCCATTGTGATGAGTGGATGCGTATCCTCTAG
- a CDS encoding fibronectin type III domain-containing protein has product MKRLILWGLASSLAIVMSGCVSSSGPAQVNPNLPTVQSLKTISDMTEVGFEWTPTPTSNVAGYYLYRSNPNENNGKMKFVADIKDRFASHYVDANLAPETTYSYEMRTYNESKQISGPGMIVSTTTKPLMDSVPFVRALTNLPERVKLIWRPHPDLRVASYVVEKADINKENWRQIAEVKGRLNAEYIDDDVKSGRSYKYRVFVKTTSGTISKPSEIVDSTTKQLPSEVVNAQATQNVPKKIILTWDSVASDDFGYYKIYSASSKFMPYTYLVKTTSNSYEDLINENGATRYYKITIVDKDGLESKKPSEPIIGMTLGAIDAPVVSSIVADSTAVKLTWNASDKARSFTVIRDGGGSEQKFTNITGNEFVDNSVTYGLKYSYKVIAVDEYGISSDASQKAEIAVE; this is encoded by the coding sequence ATGAAAAGATTGATTTTGTGGGGCTTAGCGAGCTCTTTGGCCATTGTGATGAGTGGATGCGTATCCTCTAGCGGGCCTGCGCAAGTAAATCCGAATTTGCCGACCGTCCAGAGCCTAAAAACCATCAGCGATATGACCGAAGTGGGCTTTGAGTGGACGCCGACTCCGACCTCAAACGTCGCAGGCTACTATCTATACCGCTCAAATCCAAACGAAAATAACGGCAAAATGAAGTTCGTAGCCGACATAAAAGACCGCTTTGCCAGCCACTACGTGGATGCAAATTTAGCTCCCGAGACGACCTACTCGTACGAAATGAGAACGTATAACGAAAGCAAGCAAATCTCGGGCCCGGGCATGATCGTTAGTACCACAACCAAGCCTCTTATGGACTCCGTACCTTTCGTTAGAGCGCTTACGAATTTACCTGAGCGCGTGAAGCTCATCTGGAGACCGCATCCGGACCTTCGCGTGGCATCTTACGTCGTCGAAAAGGCCGATATAAATAAAGAAAACTGGAGACAAATAGCCGAGGTAAAAGGCAGACTAAATGCCGAGTATATCGATGACGATGTGAAGTCGGGTAGAAGCTACAAGTATAGAGTTTTCGTAAAAACGACTAGCGGTACGATCTCAAAACCTAGCGAGATCGTGGACTCTACGACGAAGCAGCTACCAAGCGAGGTCGTAAATGCGCAGGCTACTCAAAACGTGCCTAAAAAGATTATTTTGACGTGGGACAGCGTGGCTAGCGACGACTTTGGCTACTATAAAATTTATAGCGCGTCAAGTAAATTTATGCCGTACACCTACCTCGTCAAAACCACGTCTAATAGCTACGAGGATCTCATAAACGAAAACGGCGCGACTAGATACTATAAAATCACCATCGTCGATAAAGACGGCCTAGAGTCTAAAAAGCCTAGCGAGCCTATAATCGGCATGACGCTAGGAGCTATCGACGCGCCGGTCGTATCATCTATCGTGGCTGACAGCACGGCGGTTAAGCTCACGTGGAACGCCTCTGATAAGGCTAGAAGCTTTACCGTTATAAGAGACGGCGGCGGAAGCGAGCAAAAATTTACAAATATAACGGGCAACGAATTTGTCGATAATAGCGTAACATACGGGCTAAAATACAGCTATAAAGTGATCGCCGTAGATGAATACGGCATAAGCTCCGACGCTTCTCAAAAAGCCGAGATAGCCGTCGAATAA
- a CDS encoding murein hydrolase activator EnvC family protein translates to MRKICFLLAAALCLNASTGEKIKNQTTYLESSKELEKQLNKKLDDLAGDILGGEKSVKQTDDKMKELIMQIAQLENSAKSASGELDELVKQNKDLTQSQKDIQKSIVRIISDEFSFDLIMPKEYEEGVDSIIATEILSKLNSVLKDDFNELAKQYESTQNLIKTQNDKIDGIKSNLKTFKFKQAELVSLQDKQMKTLANLKRDKEIYQKQLSRLQAQQDEIRKTLEELKIVAKRESEEAKKALAAQKAAEAKAQKNKKDKKGEATASASDGDVKQFGSSYQTSLVKKYSGEKTIAPLDGFTVKQKFGNYVDPIYNIKIFNESVVLSANSADAKVKSVFNGKVVFAKETAMLDKVVIIENPNGIHTIYAHLSQIAPTVKVGAKVQKGYVIGRVQRDLTFEVTQKNYHIDPLELISLK, encoded by the coding sequence ATGAGGAAAATTTGCTTTTTGCTGGCTGCCGCGCTTTGCTTAAATGCAAGCACGGGCGAGAAGATAAAAAATCAAACGACCTATCTCGAGTCCTCAAAAGAGCTTGAAAAGCAGCTAAATAAAAAGCTCGACGACCTAGCCGGCGACATACTCGGCGGCGAAAAAAGCGTCAAGCAAACCGACGATAAGATGAAAGAGCTCATAATGCAAATAGCTCAGTTAGAAAATAGCGCCAAAAGCGCTAGCGGCGAGCTTGACGAGCTGGTAAAGCAAAACAAAGACCTCACGCAAAGCCAAAAAGACATACAAAAAAGCATCGTACGTATCATCTCGGACGAGTTTTCTTTCGATCTCATAATGCCAAAAGAGTACGAGGAGGGCGTGGATAGCATCATCGCGACCGAGATTTTAAGCAAGCTAAATTCGGTACTAAAAGATGATTTTAACGAGCTAGCCAAGCAGTACGAAAGTACGCAAAATTTGATAAAAACCCAAAACGATAAGATCGACGGGATAAAGTCGAATTTAAAAACCTTTAAATTTAAGCAAGCCGAGCTCGTTTCTCTGCAGGATAAGCAGATGAAAACGCTGGCGAATTTAAAGCGGGATAAGGAAATTTATCAAAAGCAACTCTCGCGCCTACAAGCCCAACAAGACGAGATCAGAAAGACGCTAGAAGAGCTAAAAATCGTAGCAAAAAGGGAGAGTGAGGAGGCTAAAAAAGCCCTAGCCGCGCAAAAAGCAGCCGAAGCTAAAGCTCAAAAAAATAAGAAAGATAAAAAGGGCGAGGCTACCGCGAGCGCGTCTGATGGCGACGTCAAGCAGTTTGGCTCGAGCTATCAAACTAGCCTCGTAAAAAAATATAGCGGCGAAAAGACGATCGCGCCGCTTGACGGTTTTACGGTCAAGCAAAAATTCGGCAACTACGTAGACCCCATCTATAACATCAAAATTTTTAACGAATCGGTCGTGCTAAGCGCAAATTCGGCCGACGCAAAGGTAAAAAGCGTATTTAACGGCAAAGTGGTCTTTGCCAAAGAAACTGCGATGCTAGATAAGGTCGTCATCATCGAAAATCCAAACGGCATCCACACGATCTACGCGCACCTTAGCCAGATCGCTCCTACGGTAAAAGTGGGCGCAAAGGTACAAAAAGGCTACGTCATCGGGCGCGTGCAGCGAGATCTAACCTTTGAAGTAACGCAGAAAAACTACCACATAGACCCCCTCGAGCTAATCAGCCTAAAATAG
- the trmB gene encoding tRNA (guanosine(46)-N7)-methyltransferase TrmB, which produces MPNFIAKNVNFTPKDCGEISFLWEARGRQGVSLVYTKSSSEEFFITLKKRENDWVVKGEKLTKPAKIGLLQNALIKFKELYCDQILSEAIAVKNTRLTQKDSAIFSVGELLENLNQSEFQSKFIEIGFGSGRHLLFQAENNPNTLVVGIEVYKPSLEQVAKLTKAKNLNNVMLVNCDARLLLSLVESNFIDKIFLHFPVPWDDAPHRRVASAKFALECERTLKVGGKFELRTDSREYADFTLAQILDLSDADVQIYKNRDLKVSSKYEDRWKRHQKDIYDVIFTCEKQSEPRADQGELKFENGYDTSKISAKFSNQTIKEDDFFLHLEEKYEKEGGEILIRAAFGAFNAPEHCYVLLGEKGAEYFIKKPLVTAENLKAHLALKEYLADAKNN; this is translated from the coding sequence ATGCCCAATTTTATAGCTAAAAACGTAAATTTTACGCCAAAAGATTGCGGCGAGATAAGCTTTTTGTGGGAGGCTCGCGGCAGGCAGGGCGTAAGCCTCGTTTATACAAAAAGCTCTAGCGAGGAGTTTTTTATCACGCTAAAAAAGCGTGAAAACGACTGGGTCGTAAAGGGCGAAAAGCTAACGAAGCCTGCCAAAATAGGGCTTTTGCAAAATGCTTTGATTAAATTTAAAGAGCTTTACTGCGATCAAATTTTAAGCGAAGCCATCGCGGTAAAAAACACGCGCCTCACGCAAAAAGACTCGGCGATCTTTAGCGTGGGCGAGCTGCTTGAAAATTTAAATCAGAGCGAATTTCAGAGCAAATTTATCGAGATCGGATTTGGTTCTGGCAGGCACTTGCTATTTCAGGCGGAAAATAATCCAAATACCCTAGTCGTCGGTATCGAGGTCTACAAACCCTCGCTCGAGCAGGTCGCAAAGCTGACAAAAGCTAAAAATCTAAACAACGTCATGCTCGTAAACTGCGACGCGAGGCTACTTTTATCGCTTGTGGAGTCAAATTTTATAGATAAGATTTTTTTGCATTTTCCCGTGCCTTGGGACGACGCTCCTCATAGGCGCGTGGCATCGGCTAAATTTGCCCTGGAGTGCGAGCGAACGCTAAAAGTGGGCGGCAAATTTGAGCTGCGAACCGATAGCCGCGAGTATGCGGACTTTACTTTGGCGCAAATTTTAGATCTAAGCGACGCCGACGTGCAAATTTATAAAAACCGCGACCTAAAAGTAAGCAGCAAGTACGAAGACCGCTGGAAAAGGCATCAAAAAGATATTTACGACGTTATCTTTACCTGCGAAAAGCAAAGCGAGCCTAGAGCAGATCAGGGCGAGCTAAAATTTGAAAACGGCTACGACACGAGCAAAATCTCGGCTAAATTTAGCAACCAAACGATAAAAGAGGATGATTTTTTCTTGCATTTAGAGGAAAAATACGAAAAAGAAGGCGGCGAAATTTTAATTCGCGCGGCGTTTGGCGCATTTAACGCGCCCGAGCATTGCTATGTTTTGCTTGGCGAAAAAGGTGCGGAATATTTTATAAAAAAGCCGCTCGTTACGGCTGAAAATTTAAAGGCGCATCTTGCGTTGAAGGAGTATTTGGCGGATGCAAAAAATAATTAG
- a CDS encoding cell division protein FtsX, whose translation MKSFKTHLSAIIPLVALLVGIQFILLVGRVVDEYESVMNKDYSIIIVSQNELNATDVKPLIYTFESLEPLSSKPVLERLAKDISSKNIAVLQNALPKFYSLKLNAFPSTKYMEEIKDKISKINGVSRVETFSKTHDKIYKIMQLIKNISAIFSGLIGLIGLMLIAKQMRIWLYEHKERIEIMTLLGAPSWLKSGALYKTALFDSFIATVLVAVFYIILPDLQPVKEVATDLNINLPAIDLFYEGGVLLGVSLAISFFAVYLVMRKARAI comes from the coding sequence ATGAAATCCTTTAAAACCCATCTAAGCGCGATAATCCCGCTAGTGGCGCTGCTCGTGGGCATTCAGTTTATATTGCTAGTCGGGCGAGTGGTGGATGAGTACGAGTCCGTGATGAACAAAGACTATAGCATCATCATCGTAAGTCAAAACGAGCTAAATGCTACCGACGTAAAGCCGCTTATTTATACCTTCGAGTCGCTTGAACCGCTTAGCTCAAAGCCCGTGCTAGAGAGGCTTGCTAAGGACATATCGTCTAAAAATATCGCCGTTTTGCAAAACGCGTTGCCTAAATTTTACTCGCTAAAGCTAAACGCCTTTCCAAGCACGAAATATATGGAAGAAATCAAGGATAAAATTTCAAAGATTAACGGCGTGAGTAGGGTTGAGACCTTTTCAAAAACGCACGATAAAATTTATAAAATCATGCAGCTGATTAAAAATATATCCGCGATATTTTCGGGCCTAATCGGCCTAATCGGGCTCATGCTTATCGCAAAGCAGATGCGAATTTGGCTCTATGAGCACAAAGAGCGTATCGAGATAATGACGCTTCTTGGCGCTCCGTCGTGGCTAAAATCGGGCGCTTTATACAAAACCGCGCTGTTTGATTCTTTTATCGCGACCGTTTTGGTGGCGGTTTTTTATATTATTTTGCCGGATTTGCAGCCGGTTAAAGAAGTAGCTACCGACCTAAATATAAATTTGCCCGCGATAGATCTGTTTTACGAGGGCGGTGTACTGCTGGGCGTTTCGCTTGCGATTAGCTTTTTTGCCGTTTATCTCGTGATGAGAAAAGCAAGGGCGATATGA
- a CDS encoding RelA/SpoT family protein, with protein MKQLNSGFLLEQLIDDITACKDVAQARQLLSVLINLTPNLERAIECCVISHAGQFRKSGEPYAIHPILVACIVAHMGGDEDMIIAALLHDVVEDTDRSIESVREDFGEEVAKLVEGLTKIVAIREDKLASSESNERLAASAMTFRKMLLISIEDVRVLVVKLCDRLHNMLTLQALRPEKQKRIAEETLMVYAPIAHRLGISSIKNVLEDLSFKYALPEEYKKIDDYLTEHKQQLVLKLNAFTDKIFQILLKNGFSENDFEIQKRIKHHYSIYLKMQRKGISIEEVLDLLAARVLVKEPQDCYLVLGNLHINFNPLISRFKDYVALPKQNGYQTIHTTIFDNKSIFEVQIRTFDMHKTAEYGVAAHWKYKTGGFLNPKLDWLSDISGIENGMEEASENPEELYEYAKDSLYVEDVAVYSPKGDIFTLPRGATALDYAYEIHTHVGLHAKEAYVNRVRVPLLTELKNGDIVSIVTGDEPKYRCSWLGSVKTGKARATIRSYCKQKIRDINNMVAIEILSGIFAVPSQTIEQWLETENLTKKIFRAAFDSVYLQDVVNALKKYVKRDRPFAIAMTDKYNVKKQKFENIVIYSNHKINSIEFDYCCNPKRGDDIVGFRNYHHVTVHHKLCERFMKLAEEKNEMIFVKWTRVAPHRFKIILSLENRRGSLAEFLTYMAKMQVDLVTISLTETREATADFFELTIELGENLNVNEIKERLRDRYKIIDFVSLDDAYGH; from the coding sequence TTGAAGCAGCTAAATAGCGGGTTTTTACTAGAACAATTAATCGACGATATAACCGCTTGCAAGGACGTCGCGCAGGCGAGGCAACTTCTTAGCGTACTCATAAATTTGACGCCGAATTTAGAGCGCGCGATCGAATGCTGCGTCATCTCGCACGCTGGTCAGTTTAGAAAAAGCGGCGAACCGTACGCGATACACCCTATCTTAGTGGCCTGCATCGTGGCACACATGGGCGGGGACGAGGATATGATTATCGCCGCCTTGCTGCACGACGTGGTCGAGGATACGGATAGGTCGATCGAGAGCGTGCGTGAGGACTTTGGCGAAGAGGTCGCAAAGCTAGTCGAGGGATTAACTAAAATCGTAGCCATCAGAGAGGATAAGCTTGCAAGCTCGGAGTCAAACGAGCGTCTGGCGGCGTCTGCGATGACCTTTCGCAAGATGCTGCTAATATCTATCGAGGACGTGAGAGTGCTCGTGGTAAAGCTCTGCGATAGACTGCACAATATGCTAACGCTACAAGCTTTGCGCCCCGAAAAGCAAAAGCGAATCGCTGAAGAGACGCTGATGGTTTACGCTCCGATCGCGCATAGACTGGGTATTTCGTCGATAAAAAACGTACTTGAGGATCTTAGCTTTAAGTATGCTTTGCCCGAAGAGTACAAAAAAATCGACGACTACTTAACCGAGCACAAACAGCAGCTTGTGTTAAAGCTAAACGCGTTTACCGATAAAATTTTTCAAATTTTACTTAAAAACGGTTTTAGCGAAAACGACTTTGAGATACAAAAGCGCATCAAGCACCACTACTCGATCTACTTAAAAATGCAGAGAAAAGGCATCTCGATCGAGGAGGTGCTGGATCTGTTAGCCGCACGCGTGCTGGTTAAAGAGCCGCAGGATTGCTATCTGGTGCTTGGAAATTTACATATAAATTTTAATCCTCTAATCTCGCGCTTCAAAGACTACGTCGCGCTTCCGAAGCAAAACGGTTACCAAACCATACACACGACGATATTTGATAACAAAAGCATCTTTGAGGTTCAAATTCGCACCTTTGACATGCACAAGACCGCAGAATACGGCGTTGCAGCGCACTGGAAATATAAAACGGGCGGCTTTTTAAACCCGAAACTAGACTGGCTAAGCGATATCAGCGGCATAGAAAACGGCATGGAGGAAGCGAGCGAAAACCCTGAGGAACTCTACGAATACGCAAAAGATAGCCTTTATGTAGAGGATGTCGCGGTTTATTCGCCAAAGGGCGACATATTCACGCTTCCGCGCGGCGCTACGGCGCTTGATTACGCTTACGAGATACACACGCACGTAGGCTTGCACGCCAAAGAAGCCTACGTAAACCGCGTGCGAGTACCGCTACTAACGGAGCTAAAAAACGGCGATATCGTGAGTATCGTGACCGGCGATGAGCCAAAATACCGCTGTTCGTGGCTAGGCAGCGTAAAAACGGGCAAGGCTAGAGCCACGATCCGATCGTACTGCAAGCAAAAGATAAGAGATATCAACAATATGGTCGCGATCGAAATTTTAAGCGGCATTTTTGCCGTGCCTTCTCAAACTATCGAGCAGTGGCTAGAGACTGAAAATTTGACCAAGAAAATTTTTAGAGCTGCGTTTGACTCGGTGTATCTGCAAGACGTGGTAAACGCGCTAAAAAAATACGTAAAAAGAGACCGTCCGTTTGCTATCGCGATGACGGATAAATATAACGTCAAAAAGCAAAAATTTGAAAATATCGTGATCTACTCGAACCACAAAATAAATAGCATCGAGTTTGATTATTGCTGCAACCCAAAGCGCGGAGACGATATCGTGGGATTTAGAAACTATCACCACGTCACCGTACACCACAAGCTTTGCGAGCGTTTTATGAAGCTAGCCGAAGAAAAAAACGAGATGATTTTCGTCAAATGGACGCGGGTCGCTCCGCATAGATTTAAGATCATCCTAAGCCTTGAAAACAGGCGTGGGTCTCTAGCCGAGTTTTTGACGTATATGGCGAAAATGCAAGTAGATCTCGTAACCATCAGCCTTACCGAGACCAGAGAGGCGACGGCGGACTTTTTCGAGCTGACGATCGAGCTTGGCGAAAATTTGAACGTGAACGAGATAAAAGAACGACTAAGAGATCGCTACAAGATCATCGACTTCGTGTCGCTTGACGACGCATACGGACATTAA
- a CDS encoding cell division ATP-binding protein FtsE: MQKIISASGLCLGYEGCEKLITDAKFDIYANDFVFITGQSGSGKSTLLKSFYGEIKPSAGSLNVCLTDMMNLGGQNLDKLRQRIGVVFQNYRLISEWNIEKNVMLPLMIKGLSANVCKNQATKLLKHVNLLHRAHKYPNELSGGEQQRAAMARALAHNPNLLLCDEPTGSLDEYSSDVIWGLLRSAKEFLGTCIVVVTHKVPSSLRVPYRHFVIEDGHVHEIL; the protein is encoded by the coding sequence ATGCAAAAAATAATTAGCGCAAGCGGGCTTTGTCTAGGATACGAGGGCTGCGAAAAGCTCATAACGGACGCGAAATTCGACATTTACGCTAATGATTTCGTTTTTATCACGGGGCAAAGCGGTAGCGGCAAATCGACGCTTTTAAAATCTTTTTACGGCGAGATAAAGCCAAGCGCGGGCTCGCTAAACGTTTGCCTAACCGATATGATGAATCTTGGCGGGCAAAATCTAGATAAACTAAGACAGCGCATAGGCGTGGTTTTTCAAAACTACCGTCTGATAAGCGAGTGGAATATCGAAAAAAACGTTATGCTGCCGCTAATGATAAAAGGCCTTAGCGCAAATGTTTGTAAAAATCAGGCGACTAAGCTCTTAAAGCACGTAAATTTGCTCCACAGAGCGCACAAGTATCCAAACGAGCTAAGCGGTGGCGAACAGCAGCGAGCTGCGATGGCTAGAGCTCTGGCGCATAATCCAAATTTGCTGCTTTGCGACGAGCCTACGGGTAGCCTCGATGAATATTCAAGCGACGTTATCTGGGGGCTTTTGCGCTCGGCCAAGGAGTTTTTGGGTACCTGCATCGTGGTCGTCACGCACAAAGTGCCAAGCTCTCTAAGAGTGCCTTACAGACATTTTGTTATAGAAGACGGACATGTACATGAAATCCTTTAA
- a CDS encoding DNA-directed RNA polymerase subunit omega: MRSEEVAAKALKLVGDDRYKLALVVAKRAEALAGGAKSLLDIDVSKMKFADIALREIAEGKIALEGIVEAAK; this comes from the coding sequence ATGAGATCTGAAGAAGTAGCGGCAAAGGCTCTAAAACTAGTCGGAGACGATAGATATAAGCTCGCTCTAGTCGTAGCCAAAAGAGCCGAGGCGCTAGCCGGTGGAGCAAAAAGCCTGCTTGATATCGACGTTAGCAAGATGAAATTTGCCGATATCGCCCTACGCGAGATAGCCGAGGGCAAAATAGCTTTAGAGGGCATAGTTGAAGCAGCTAAATAG
- the pyrH gene encoding UMP kinase, with amino-acid sequence MERKKRILVKFSGEALAGDSGFGIDNAVLKFIAKQIKELVENGIQVGIVIGGGNIIRGVSAARDGIIKRTSGDHMGMLATVINSIAMREALESVGLDVRVQSAIKMEAICETFIVGRANRHLEKGRVVIFAAGTGNPFFTTDTAATLRAIEIGSDMIIKATKVDGVYDKDPHKFENATLLKELNYELAMSDDIKVMDDTAIALAKDNSLPILVCNMFKDGNLLKIIQGDESAFCSIVKN; translated from the coding sequence ATGGAGCGAAAAAAGCGAATTTTGGTTAAATTTTCAGGCGAGGCGCTAGCCGGCGACAGCGGCTTTGGCATAGATAACGCGGTGCTTAAATTTATCGCAAAACAGATCAAAGAGCTAGTCGAAAACGGCATCCAAGTGGGTATCGTCATCGGCGGAGGCAATATCATACGCGGCGTTAGCGCGGCTAGAGACGGCATCATAAAGCGCACTAGCGGCGATCACATGGGCATGCTAGCTACCGTGATAAACTCTATCGCGATGAGAGAAGCGCTAGAGAGCGTAGGCCTGGACGTGCGCGTACAAAGCGCGATAAAGATGGAGGCTATCTGTGAGACTTTCATCGTCGGGCGCGCAAACAGACACCTTGAAAAAGGCCGCGTCGTGATATTTGCCGCAGGTACTGGTAATCCATTTTTCACCACCGATACGGCGGCGACTTTGCGCGCTATCGAGATCGGTTCGGATATGATTATTAAGGCCACTAAAGTAGACGGCGTTTATGACAAAGACCCGCATAAATTTGAAAATGCGACGTTGCTGAAAGAGCTAAACTACGAGCTTGCTATGAGTGACGATATCAAAGTGATGGACGATACGGCAATTGCGCTAGCTAAGGATAATTCGCTACCGATTTTGGTGTGTAATATGTTTAAAGACGGAAACCTGCTCAAAATCATACAAGGCGACGAGAGTGCGTTTTGCTCTATCGTGAAAAATTAA
- a CDS encoding FtsW/RodA/SpoVE family cell cycle protein produces the protein MIRLDRRILTHFDFVQPFLILPIIILSYILVSEANSILAGKQLVYFGVGLAAFLFFFLLPIRKIAWLIPLFYWICIVLLISVDLFGTSKLGAKRWLEFPFIHFTLQPSEIMKPALLLMLGYLIKQRPPEEYGYGLKDFLRLSFYILLPFVLILKEPDLGTALILLIVGYAVLFIIGVNKKIWVAIFAGILLSAPVIYENLHDYQKKRITDFLSEESNYHVRQSIIAIGSGGLKGKPKDEATQTHFKFLPISTSDFIFAYTIERYGFYGGLALLSFYGALIAHLLSLNYGLKDDYFTQTMASGIGVLIFIYVSINIMMTIGFAPVVGIPLPFYSYGGSSFVTFMCLFGILQNLLAFRFDSTYKLVQFKF, from the coding sequence TTGATAAGACTCGATAGGCGAATTTTAACCCATTTTGACTTCGTTCAGCCGTTTTTGATACTTCCTATTATTATTTTATCATACATTTTGGTTTCTGAGGCAAATTCTATCCTAGCCGGCAAGCAGCTTGTATATTTCGGCGTCGGTCTAGCTGCGTTTTTATTTTTCTTTTTGCTCCCGATTCGCAAGATTGCCTGGCTCATACCTCTATTTTACTGGATTTGCATCGTTTTGCTTATTAGCGTAGATTTGTTTGGCACTAGCAAACTAGGCGCAAAAAGATGGCTCGAGTTTCCCTTTATCCACTTTACGCTTCAGCCCTCAGAGATCATGAAGCCGGCGCTTCTTTTGATGCTAGGCTATCTCATCAAACAGCGCCCGCCGGAGGAATACGGCTACGGTCTCAAGGACTTTTTACGCCTTAGCTTTTATATCCTTTTGCCTTTCGTGCTGATTTTAAAAGAGCCCGATCTTGGCACCGCTTTAATACTGCTCATCGTGGGCTACGCCGTACTTTTTATCATCGGTGTAAATAAAAAAATTTGGGTCGCGATATTTGCGGGGATTTTGCTCTCGGCACCCGTGATTTATGAAAATTTGCACGATTATCAAAAAAAGCGCATTACCGATTTTTTAAGCGAAGAGTCCAACTACCACGTGCGCCAAAGCATCATCGCTATCGGCAGCGGCGGCCTAAAAGGCAAACCAAAAGACGAGGCGACGCAGACACATTTTAAATTTTTACCGATTTCGACTAGCGATTTTATTTTCGCATACACGATCGAGCGATATGGATTTTACGGCGGGCTTGCGCTACTTAGCTTTTACGGCGCGCTGATAGCTCATCTGCTCAGCCTAAACTACGGGCTAAAGGATGATTATTTTACTCAGACGATGGCGTCGGGGATCGGAGTGCTTATTTTTATTTACGTGAGTATAAATATCATGATGACGATCGGTTTTGCGCCTGTGGTGGGCATTCCGCTGCCGTTTTACAGTTACGGCGGCAGTAGCTTCGTTACTTTTATGTGCCTTTTTGGGATTTTACAAAATTTGCTCGCGTTTAGGTTTGATTCGACATATAAATTAGTACAATTTAAATTTTAG